In Streptomyces sp. SN-593, a single genomic region encodes these proteins:
- a CDS encoding M20/M25/M40 family metallo-hydrolase, whose protein sequence is MSESGPARAENGRVAGEDEVVDLCAELIRIDTSNYGDHSGPGERAAAEYVAEKLAEVGLEPEIFESHPGRASTVVRIEGEDRSRPGLLIHGHTDVVPANADDWTRHPFAGEVADGCVWGRGAVDMKDMDAMTLAVIRDRVRSGRKPPRDVVLAFLADEEAGGTYGARYLVDNHPGLFEGVDEAIGEVGGFSFTVNENLRLYLVETAEKGMHWMRLTVDGTAGHGSMTNKDNAITELCEAVGRLGRHQFPVRLTKSVRGFLDELSDAFGIELDPEDMEETLVRLGGVARMIGTTLRNTAAPTMLGAGYKVNVIPGQATAHVDGRFLPGYEEEFLADLDRVLGPRVKRESLHSDKALETDFDGALVEAMRTALKAEDPISRTVPYMLSGGTDAKSFSDLGIRCFGFAPLQLPPELDFAGMFHGVDERVPTEGLRFGVRVLDRFLDNC, encoded by the coding sequence GTGAGTGAGTCGGGGCCCGCAAGGGCGGAGAACGGGAGGGTCGCGGGCGAGGACGAGGTCGTCGACCTGTGCGCCGAGCTGATCCGGATCGACACCAGCAACTACGGCGACCACTCGGGCCCGGGGGAGCGCGCCGCCGCCGAGTACGTGGCGGAGAAACTGGCCGAGGTCGGCCTGGAGCCGGAGATCTTCGAGTCGCACCCGGGACGGGCGTCCACGGTGGTGCGTATCGAGGGCGAGGACCGCAGCCGGCCCGGGCTGCTGATCCACGGGCACACGGACGTGGTCCCGGCGAACGCCGACGACTGGACCCGGCACCCCTTCGCCGGCGAGGTGGCCGACGGTTGCGTATGGGGCCGTGGCGCGGTCGACATGAAGGACATGGACGCGATGACCCTCGCGGTCATCCGGGACCGGGTCCGCAGCGGGCGCAAGCCCCCGCGGGACGTCGTGCTGGCCTTCCTCGCCGACGAGGAGGCCGGCGGCACCTACGGCGCCCGGTACCTGGTCGACAACCACCCCGGGCTCTTCGAGGGCGTCGACGAGGCCATCGGCGAGGTCGGCGGCTTCTCCTTCACCGTCAACGAGAACCTGCGGCTGTACCTGGTGGAGACCGCCGAGAAGGGCATGCATTGGATGCGGCTCACCGTGGACGGAACCGCCGGCCACGGCTCGATGACCAACAAGGACAACGCGATCACCGAGCTGTGCGAGGCGGTCGGCCGGCTCGGGCGGCACCAGTTCCCGGTGCGGCTGACCAAGTCCGTGCGCGGCTTCCTCGACGAGCTGTCCGACGCCTTCGGGATCGAGCTCGACCCGGAGGACATGGAGGAGACGCTGGTCCGCCTCGGCGGGGTCGCCCGGATGATCGGCACCACGCTGCGCAACACCGCCGCCCCGACCATGCTCGGCGCCGGCTACAAGGTCAACGTCATCCCCGGCCAGGCCACCGCCCACGTGGACGGGCGCTTCCTGCCCGGGTACGAGGAGGAGTTCCTCGCCGACCTCGACCGGGTGCTCGGCCCCCGGGTGAAGCGCGAGTCGCTGCACTCGGACAAGGCGCTGGAGACCGACTTCGACGGCGCGCTGGTCGAGGCGATGCGGACCGCGCTCAAGGCCGAGGACCCGATCTCCCGCACCGTGCCGTACATGCTCTCCGGCGGCACCGACGCGAAGTCCTTCTCCGACCTGGGCATCCGCTGCTTCGGCTTCGCCCCGCTGCAACTGCCGCCCGAGCTGGACTTCGCCGGCATGTTCCACGGCGTGGACGAGCGCGTCCCGACCGAGGGCCTGAGGTTCGGCGTCCGGGTGCTGGACCGCTTCCTCGACAACTGCTGA
- a CDS encoding LLM class F420-dependent oxidoreductase yields MRLGINLGYWGAGMDADNLAVAQEADRLGYSVCWAAEAYGSDAPTVLSWVAAQTERIDVGSAILQIPARTPAMTAMTAATLDSLTGGRFRLGLGVSGPQVSEGWYGVKFDKPLARTREYVDIVRKAMTRERLSYEGEHWTLPLPGGPGKALRLTVHPEREHIPLYIAAIGPKNLEQTGEIADGALLIFPSAAHLEETAIRPLRAGREKAGLGMDGFDVCPTLPLALGSVADLPALADTFRPYTALYVGGMGSRKQNFYNQLAQRMGYEREAADIQEKYLDGRKDDAAAAVPQELIDSTCLLGPVERIADRMGEYAAAGVTTLSLAPSGFTLEERIAGLRAGMEALSRAGLA; encoded by the coding sequence ATGCGGCTCGGGATCAACCTCGGCTACTGGGGCGCCGGAATGGACGCGGACAACCTCGCCGTCGCCCAGGAGGCCGACCGCCTCGGGTACTCCGTCTGCTGGGCCGCCGAGGCGTACGGCTCCGACGCGCCGACGGTGCTGTCCTGGGTGGCCGCGCAGACCGAGCGGATCGACGTCGGCTCGGCGATCCTCCAGATCCCTGCCCGCACCCCGGCGATGACCGCGATGACGGCCGCCACCCTGGACTCCCTGACCGGCGGCCGGTTCCGGCTGGGCCTGGGCGTGTCCGGGCCGCAGGTCTCCGAGGGTTGGTACGGCGTCAAGTTCGACAAGCCGCTGGCCCGCACCCGCGAGTACGTGGACATCGTCCGCAAGGCGATGACCCGCGAGCGGCTGTCCTACGAGGGCGAGCACTGGACGCTGCCGCTGCCGGGCGGCCCCGGCAAGGCGCTGCGGCTGACCGTGCACCCGGAGCGCGAGCACATCCCGCTGTACATCGCGGCGATCGGCCCGAAGAACCTGGAGCAGACCGGCGAGATCGCCGACGGCGCGCTGCTGATCTTCCCGTCCGCGGCCCACCTGGAGGAGACCGCGATCCGCCCGCTGCGGGCCGGCCGTGAGAAGGCCGGGCTGGGGATGGACGGGTTCGACGTCTGCCCGACACTGCCGCTGGCGCTCGGCTCCGTCGCGGACCTGCCCGCGCTCGCGGACACCTTCCGCCCCTACACCGCGCTGTACGTCGGCGGGATGGGCAGCCGCAAGCAGAACTTCTACAACCAGCTCGCGCAGCGCATGGGGTACGAACGGGAGGCCGCCGACATCCAGGAGAAGTACCTGGACGGGCGGAAGGACGACGCCGCGGCGGCGGTTCCGCAGGAACTCATCGACTCGACCTGCCTGTTGGGGCCGGTGGAGCGGATCGCGGACCGGATGGGGGAGTACGCCGCCGCGGGCGTCACCACGCTCTCGCTGGCGCCGTCCGGCTTCACCCTGGAGGAGCGGATCGCGGGGCTGCGGGCCGGCATGGAGGCGCTCTCCCGGGCGGGCCTGGCCTAA
- a CDS encoding DUF5703 family protein, translating into MPEYEFREMYVPRGTSRKEAARLLTDEAEYRNWELDRVRLYPDGSRRVRLRRRIIRQMRATW; encoded by the coding sequence ATGCCGGAATACGAATTCAGAGAGATGTACGTGCCGCGCGGTACCTCGCGCAAGGAAGCGGCACGTCTGCTGACCGACGAAGCCGAGTACAGGAACTGGGAGCTGGACCGGGTCCGGCTCTATCCGGACGGCAGCCGCAGGGTGCGGCTGCGCCGCCGGATCATCCGCCAGATGCGGGCCACGTGGTGA
- a CDS encoding chaplin family protein — protein sequence MRQVTKKGLLTAVAAGGVLVAGGGLAHADAGAGAAAVGSPGVVSGNTVQVPVHVPVNVCGNTVDVLALLNPAFGNSCGNSDTGHPGNPGTPGNPGTPGNPGNPGTPGNPGTPGNPGNPGTPGSPGNPGTPGNPGTPGNPGNPGTPGNPGNPGNPGTPGTPTTPGTPATPGTPTNPGTPDTPDTPGGAVPVSQTVTPTGATTPTLAHTGADDMGMIAGAAGALLLGGALLYRRGRAARR from the coding sequence ATGCGTCAGGTCACGAAGAAGGGCCTGCTCACCGCGGTCGCCGCGGGCGGGGTGCTCGTCGCGGGCGGCGGGCTCGCCCACGCGGACGCCGGTGCGGGCGCCGCGGCGGTCGGCTCGCCAGGGGTGGTGTCGGGCAACACCGTCCAGGTGCCGGTGCACGTTCCGGTGAACGTGTGCGGCAACACGGTCGACGTGCTGGCCCTGCTGAACCCGGCGTTCGGGAACAGTTGCGGGAACAGCGACACCGGCCACCCGGGCAACCCGGGTACGCCTGGCAACCCGGGTACGCCGGGGAACCCGGGGAATCCGGGCACGCCGGGCAACCCGGGTACGCCTGGCAACCCCGGGAATCCGGGCACGCCGGGGAGCCCCGGTAACCCGGGCACGCCTGGCAACCCGGGTACGCCGGGGAACCCTGGCAACCCGGGTACGCCCGGGAACCCCGGTAATCCGGGGAACCCCGGCACCCCCGGCACACCGACCACCCCCGGTACGCCCGCCACCCCGGGCACTCCGACGAACCCGGGTACCCCGGACACCCCGGACACCCCCGGCGGCGCCGTACCCGTCTCCCAGACGGTGACGCCCACCGGCGCCACCACTCCCACCCTCGCCCACACCGGCGCGGACGACATGGGGATGATCGCCGGCGCCGCGGGAGCCCTGCTGCTCGGCGGCGCCCTGCTCTACCGTCGCGGACGCGCCGCGCGCCGCTGA
- a CDS encoding helix-hairpin-helix domain-containing protein produces MAEETARLQALEAAEAPGAPGGADEAEPAEPGGEHPDAEGRTAPSASEEAPAGAEGTEPTPEDAEDAEDTEAVGRERDASGEDDAATAADAPGGGTPEGSAQPAGGTEADPDTEFDPDTAANPSGPDDEHGTAGAEAAPAAADGRRRDADSTTPGPDHPDDQDARLRGGGPGGGDRGRSAAATPSRGPQAAGAAPGAARPASGADARGAGGAAASGAPRAPLDAAAVAAAREVLAGGGAPGELAEPVVRALGEGAAELVRQDPWGVLGLPGVRVGVEQVDAFARAVLGGAVGPGDARRVCALVGHVLDRAAEQGHTALGGDALRAALARWSVPDPDAALAAAVEEGRVLVFRAEPEGADAAAEDAEDAEPAPVPLLFGLDRYALAEESLADGCVRLLRSFEGAGDGAEPDWEAAAAAAPSPSAAELIRAAAADGLVLHTGGEAARAEPAALVAAARAAGLRAYAAAYTDSGRRRLAAVPGIGEEGARTVAGLLAGARAADGSLPVDLLAVLDAPQLSVEEAATLVEAVPDGARLVLSGDPHTLWSAGPGRAFADLLASKTCPRVASRTPDPGPIGELTSCVAVGELAPVDAPGKEVVVVPVRAPGEAVHRAVQLVADSVPRAFGVPPEHTQVITLAHGGPVGTRALNAALKERLNPGPGRFGGFDEGDRVVHVPAPGRTHPAVVVGAEPDGLRLDGEGGPVLVPRAEVAATVRHGWAVTGHQAAGIRWPAAVVVVPGDAGALLTRGWVYTAFSRGERHLSVVQGAEQALAAAVAGPVASERTTRLAAVLRELAAE; encoded by the coding sequence ATGGCCGAGGAGACCGCCCGCCTCCAGGCACTGGAGGCGGCCGAGGCGCCGGGTGCGCCCGGCGGCGCGGACGAGGCGGAGCCCGCGGAGCCCGGCGGCGAGCACCCGGACGCGGAGGGCCGCACCGCCCCCTCGGCGAGCGAGGAGGCTCCGGCGGGCGCCGAGGGCACCGAGCCGACGCCGGAGGACGCGGAGGACGCGGAGGATACGGAGGCCGTCGGACGAGAGCGGGACGCGAGCGGGGAGGACGATGCCGCAACGGCGGCGGACGCCCCCGGCGGAGGGACGCCCGAGGGGTCGGCGCAGCCCGCCGGTGGCACGGAGGCCGACCCGGACACGGAGTTCGACCCGGACACGGCGGCGAACCCGAGCGGACCGGACGACGAACACGGAACGGCCGGCGCCGAAGCGGCACCGGCCGCGGCCGACGGGCGCCGCCGGGACGCCGACTCCACCACCCCGGGCCCGGACCACCCGGACGACCAGGACGCCCGCCTCCGGGGCGGCGGACCGGGTGGGGGCGACCGGGGCCGTTCGGCAGCCGCGACGCCGTCGCGGGGCCCGCAGGCCGCGGGGGCGGCTCCTGGCGCCGCGCGGCCGGCTTCCGGGGCCGACGCCCGGGGCGCGGGAGGGGCCGCCGCGTCCGGTGCCCCCAGGGCGCCGTTGGACGCCGCCGCGGTGGCGGCCGCCCGGGAGGTGCTCGCCGGAGGCGGGGCGCCCGGCGAGCTGGCGGAGCCGGTCGTGCGGGCACTGGGCGAAGGCGCGGCCGAGCTGGTGCGGCAGGACCCGTGGGGCGTGCTCGGCCTGCCGGGGGTGCGGGTCGGGGTGGAGCAGGTGGACGCGTTCGCGCGGGCGGTGCTGGGCGGGGCGGTCGGCCCCGGCGACGCACGGCGGGTGTGCGCGCTGGTCGGCCACGTGCTGGACCGGGCCGCCGAGCAGGGCCACACCGCTCTCGGCGGGGACGCGCTGCGCGCGGCCCTGGCGCGCTGGTCCGTGCCGGACCCGGACGCCGCCCTCGCGGCCGCCGTCGAGGAGGGCCGCGTGCTGGTCTTCCGCGCGGAGCCCGAGGGCGCGGACGCGGCCGCCGAGGACGCCGAGGACGCCGAACCGGCCCCCGTGCCCCTGCTGTTCGGCCTGGACCGGTACGCCCTGGCCGAGGAGAGCCTCGCGGACGGCTGCGTGCGGCTGCTGCGCTCGTTCGAGGGCGCCGGGGACGGCGCGGAGCCCGACTGGGAGGCCGCCGCGGCCGCCGCCCCCTCCCCGTCGGCCGCGGAGCTGATCCGCGCGGCCGCCGCCGACGGCCTGGTCCTGCACACCGGCGGCGAGGCGGCCCGCGCGGAGCCCGCCGCGCTGGTCGCGGCCGCCCGCGCGGCGGGCCTGCGGGCGTACGCCGCCGCGTACACCGACAGCGGACGGCGCCGGCTCGCCGCGGTCCCCGGGATCGGCGAGGAGGGCGCGCGGACGGTCGCCGGCCTGCTCGCGGGCGCCCGCGCCGCCGACGGCAGCCTCCCGGTGGACCTGCTCGCGGTGCTGGACGCCCCGCAGTTGTCCGTCGAGGAGGCCGCCACGCTGGTCGAGGCGGTCCCGGACGGCGCCCGGCTGGTGCTCAGCGGCGACCCGCACACGCTGTGGTCGGCCGGTCCCGGCCGGGCGTTCGCCGACCTGCTGGCCTCGAAGACGTGCCCCCGGGTCGCCTCGCGCACGCCCGATCCGGGGCCGATCGGCGAGCTGACGTCCTGCGTGGCCGTCGGCGAACTCGCCCCGGTCGACGCGCCCGGCAAGGAGGTCGTGGTGGTCCCGGTGCGCGCACCGGGCGAGGCGGTGCACCGCGCGGTGCAGTTGGTCGCGGACTCGGTGCCCCGGGCGTTCGGAGTGCCGCCGGAGCACACGCAGGTGATCACCCTCGCGCACGGCGGCCCGGTCGGCACCCGCGCGCTCAACGCGGCCCTCAAGGAGCGGCTGAACCCCGGTCCCGGACGGTTCGGCGGCTTCGACGAGGGCGACCGGGTCGTCCACGTGCCGGCCCCGGGCCGTACGCACCCGGCGGTCGTCGTGGGCGCCGAGCCGGACGGACTGCGGCTGGACGGCGAGGGCGGTCCGGTGCTGGTGCCGCGCGCGGAGGTCGCCGCCACCGTCCGGCACGGCTGGGCGGTCACCGGCCACCAGGCGGCCGGCATCCGCTGGCCGGCCGCGGTCGTGGTGGTGCCCGGCGACGCGGGCGCCCTGCTCACCCGTGGCTGGGTCTACACCGCCTTCAGCCGCGGCGAGCGGCACCTGTCGGTCGTACAGGGCGCGGAGCAGGCACTGGCCGCGGCGGTGGCCGGCCCGGTCGCGAGCGAGCGTACGACGCGGCTGGCGGCGGTGCTGCGGGAGCTGGCCGCGGAGTAG
- a CDS encoding aldo/keto reductase produces the protein MTAVLCLGTYRVRAVRQAARTALAAGSPWVDTAPNYARGLAHEELRPVLGEYPTVRVATKTGFFTEDQGRTALTEGVLTREEAAGRHSLERGFVRWQTERSLAALGRVDLVFVHNPEHHGHGFDRAALHGRVREAFTALEESAHADRIGGYGVATWSGLTSGALSVPELLTLARQAAGSADHHFTGLQMPVSLIMDAPITQALNGGGPLVQAKDAGLITFGSAPLHGGELLDTMTPELVHFIRPGLSAAAAALLAAGSCPGLDVVLTSASTREHWDDVAKALAAPLTARELRRVTDELAGE, from the coding sequence GTGACCGCCGTGCTCTGCCTGGGGACATACCGCGTGCGTGCCGTCCGTCAGGCGGCGCGCACAGCCCTGGCTGCTGGTAGTCCCTGGGTGGACACGGCACCCAACTACGCCCGCGGTCTGGCGCATGAGGAGCTGCGCCCGGTTCTCGGGGAGTACCCGACCGTGCGGGTAGCCACGAAGACGGGGTTCTTCACGGAGGACCAAGGCCGTACCGCCCTGACTGAGGGAGTGCTCACCCGGGAGGAAGCGGCCGGTAGGCACAGCCTTGAACGGGGCTTCGTCCGCTGGCAGACGGAGCGATCCTTGGCCGCGCTCGGGCGCGTGGACCTGGTGTTCGTGCACAACCCCGAGCATCACGGGCACGGCTTTGACCGTGCCGCTCTGCACGGGCGCGTACGGGAAGCCTTCACCGCGCTGGAAGAGTCCGCCCATGCGGACAGGATCGGCGGGTACGGCGTCGCCACCTGGTCGGGCCTGACCTCCGGAGCGCTCAGCGTCCCCGAGTTGCTCACGCTCGCCCGTCAGGCGGCCGGTTCCGCCGATCACCACTTCACGGGCTTGCAGATGCCCGTCAGCCTGATCATGGATGCCCCGATCACACAGGCCCTGAACGGTGGCGGACCACTGGTACAGGCGAAGGACGCGGGGCTGATCACGTTCGGCTCTGCTCCCCTGCATGGGGGCGAACTCCTCGACACCATGACACCCGAACTGGTGCACTTCATCCGCCCCGGCCTGTCGGCCGCAGCCGCAGCCCTGCTGGCCGCCGGCTCGTGCCCCGGCCTCGATGTCGTCCTCACCTCCGCGAGCACCCGCGAGCACTGGGACGATGTGGCCAAGGCTCTGGCTGCGCCGCTGACGGCCCGGGAACTCAGGAGGGTGACGGATGAACTCGCCGGTGAATGA
- a CDS encoding cupin domain-containing protein → MLDAASWAGRLGGDTFLAQTYHRSYAHFPGAADTAGLFSWDDLNLIIATQRLEPPRLRLSVDGEMIPLHRYAIPTTNRRAVTWSRIQPSDFHAQLRDGASLVLDAVEKIHPAVGAAAEGLERFLGTSVQANVYASWTEREGFGRHWDDHDVVVVQLHGSKRWRLWGMTREAPTFRDVESPEEPEGDPVADLVLSPGDVLYLPRGWWHSVTADQGTESLHLTFGMVPHTGADLMLWVVDQLRASLALRRDIPRFGSLAEQSDFTDAVRREVADIMADPRLVERWAESIDTTDLGHAIPSLPYVDGLPTRREITVKLTAPRGRLTANREQGTVTFSAAGTAWDFAESAAPALGTLLTNQPTTLGELADSTGLEVKEVAELVSVLIDGHAVVVVGTAL, encoded by the coding sequence TTGCTTGATGCAGCCTCGTGGGCGGGGCGTCTGGGCGGGGACACGTTCCTCGCCCAGACGTACCACCGCTCCTACGCGCACTTCCCCGGGGCCGCCGACACGGCGGGGCTGTTCTCCTGGGATGACCTGAACCTGATCATCGCCACGCAGCGGCTGGAGCCGCCCCGGCTTCGCCTGTCGGTCGACGGCGAGATGATCCCGCTCCACCGCTACGCGATCCCGACCACGAACCGCCGCGCGGTGACATGGTCCCGCATCCAGCCGTCCGACTTCCACGCCCAGCTCAGGGACGGGGCGTCGCTGGTCCTGGACGCGGTGGAGAAGATCCACCCCGCCGTGGGGGCGGCTGCGGAGGGACTGGAACGCTTCCTTGGGACATCCGTACAGGCCAACGTGTACGCCTCGTGGACCGAGCGGGAGGGCTTCGGGCGGCACTGGGACGACCACGATGTGGTCGTGGTCCAACTGCACGGTTCGAAGCGGTGGCGCCTGTGGGGGATGACCCGTGAAGCGCCCACCTTCCGGGACGTGGAGTCGCCGGAGGAGCCGGAGGGCGACCCGGTGGCGGACCTCGTTCTGTCCCCGGGTGACGTGCTCTACCTGCCGCGCGGCTGGTGGCACTCGGTCACCGCTGACCAGGGGACGGAATCCCTTCACCTCACGTTCGGGATGGTCCCTCACACGGGCGCTGACCTGATGCTCTGGGTCGTCGACCAGCTTCGGGCGTCCCTCGCGCTCCGCAGGGACATCCCGCGCTTCGGCTCGCTGGCGGAACAGTCGGACTTCACCGACGCCGTACGCCGTGAGGTTGCCGACATAATGGCGGACCCCCGCCTCGTGGAGCGGTGGGCAGAGTCGATCGACACGACGGACCTGGGCCACGCGATCCCGTCTCTGCCCTATGTGGACGGACTCCCCACACGGCGGGAGATCACGGTGAAGCTCACCGCCCCGAGGGGCCGCCTGACGGCGAACCGCGAACAGGGCACGGTCACCTTCTCGGCGGCTGGTACCGCGTGGGACTTCGCCGAGTCCGCCGCGCCCGCGCTGGGCACGCTGCTGACCAACCAGCCGACCACGCTGGGCGAACTTGCCGACTCCACTGGGCTGGAGGTGAAGGAGGTGGCCGAACTGGTCTCCGTCCTCATCGACGGCCACGCCGTCGTAGTCGTGGGGACGGCGCTGTGA
- a CDS encoding aldo/keto reductase has protein sequence MEHRHLGRTGLRVSRLGLGTLTWGRDTGERDAADQLKSFWEAGGSLVDTADVYADGGAEYLLGRLIEDLVPRSDLVIATKAGSVPDPERRFDTSRGHLLAALDASLQRLGTDHVDLWQVHAYDPGTPLEETLQALDIAVSSGRARYVGVSNFCGWQLAKAASWQLASPGRTPLASTQMEYSLLQRGVEREVLPAAVDLGVGLLPSSPLGRGVLTGKYRNGTPADSRGSSGMAAFVAPYLDDTAGLIVDALAIAADGLAVSPLHVALAWVRDRPGVTAPILGARNAAQLGAALSVEGLTLPEEICSALDDVSAPLHRYPDHDWTTL, from the coding sequence ATGGAGCACAGGCATCTCGGCCGCACCGGCCTGCGCGTGTCCCGGCTCGGGCTCGGCACCCTCACCTGGGGGCGCGACACGGGCGAACGGGACGCCGCCGACCAGCTCAAGTCCTTCTGGGAGGCGGGCGGGTCACTGGTCGACACCGCGGACGTGTACGCGGACGGAGGCGCGGAGTACCTCCTCGGCCGCCTCATCGAGGACCTGGTGCCGCGCTCCGACCTGGTGATCGCCACGAAGGCGGGCAGCGTGCCCGACCCCGAGCGGCGCTTCGACACCTCCCGCGGGCACCTGCTGGCCGCCCTCGACGCCTCGCTCCAGCGGCTCGGCACCGACCACGTGGACCTCTGGCAGGTGCACGCGTACGACCCCGGCACTCCGCTGGAGGAGACGCTCCAGGCCCTGGACATCGCGGTCAGCAGCGGGCGGGCCCGCTACGTGGGCGTCTCGAACTTCTGCGGCTGGCAGCTCGCCAAGGCCGCGTCCTGGCAGCTCGCGTCGCCCGGGCGGACGCCGCTTGCCAGCACCCAGATGGAGTACTCGCTGCTCCAGCGGGGCGTCGAGCGCGAGGTGCTGCCGGCCGCGGTCGACCTCGGGGTGGGGCTGCTCCCGTCGTCGCCGCTCGGGCGCGGCGTGCTCACCGGCAAGTACCGCAACGGCACCCCGGCGGACTCGCGCGGCTCCTCCGGGATGGCCGCGTTCGTGGCGCCGTACCTGGACGACACCGCGGGGCTGATCGTGGACGCGCTCGCGATAGCCGCCGACGGCCTGGCCGTGTCACCGCTGCACGTCGCCCTCGCCTGGGTGCGTGACCGGCCCGGCGTCACGGCGCCCATCCTCGGCGCGCGCAACGCCGCGCAGCTCGGCGCCGCCCTGTCGGTGGAGGGCCTTACGCTGCCGGAAGAGATCTGCTCGGCCCTGGACGACGTCTCGGCGCCGCTGCACCGCTACCCGGACCACGACTGGACCACTCTGTGA
- a CDS encoding chaplin: protein MIKKVVATVAATGGLVLAGAGLAFADAGAQGAAVQSPGVLSGNVVQIPVHVPVNVCGNTVNVIGLLNPAFGNTCVNG from the coding sequence ATGATCAAGAAGGTCGTGGCCACCGTGGCCGCCACCGGCGGTCTGGTGCTCGCGGGCGCCGGCCTGGCGTTCGCCGACGCGGGCGCGCAGGGCGCCGCCGTGCAGTCCCCCGGCGTGCTGTCCGGCAACGTCGTGCAGATCCCGGTGCACGTCCCGGTGAACGTGTGCGGCAACACGGTGAACGTGATCGGGCTGCTCAACCCCGCCTTCGGGAACACCTGCGTCAACGGCTAG
- a CDS encoding histidine phosphatase family protein encodes MPTVILVRHGRSTANTDGVLAGWTPGVALDDTGRAQATALAARLAALPLAAVVSSPLQRCQETVGPLLATRPELPLHTDDRVGECHYGDWTGRKIRELVEEPLWTTVQRHPSAAVFPGAEGESLRAMQTRAVDAVRDWNARIEAEHGADALYLVCSHGDVIKALVADALGMHLDLFQRINADPCSVTVVRYTPHRPFLLRLGDTGDLTGLIPPLPAEGADDADDAAGPADAARSQGRLDPGDAVVGGSTGAP; translated from the coding sequence ATGCCCACCGTGATCCTCGTCCGGCACGGCCGTTCGACCGCCAACACCGACGGAGTGCTGGCCGGCTGGACCCCCGGCGTCGCCCTCGACGACACCGGCCGCGCCCAGGCCACCGCGCTCGCCGCCCGCCTCGCCGCACTTCCGCTGGCCGCAGTGGTGAGCAGCCCCCTCCAGCGCTGCCAGGAGACCGTCGGACCGCTGCTCGCCACCCGGCCCGAACTGCCGCTGCACACCGACGACCGGGTCGGTGAGTGCCACTACGGCGACTGGACCGGCCGGAAGATCCGCGAGCTGGTCGAGGAACCGCTGTGGACGACCGTGCAGCGCCACCCCTCCGCCGCGGTCTTCCCCGGCGCCGAGGGGGAGTCGCTGCGCGCGATGCAGACCCGCGCGGTGGACGCCGTCCGCGACTGGAACGCCCGGATCGAGGCCGAGCACGGCGCGGACGCGCTGTACCTGGTCTGCTCGCACGGCGACGTCATCAAGGCGCTGGTCGCCGACGCCCTGGGCATGCACCTCGACCTCTTCCAGCGGATCAACGCCGACCCCTGCTCCGTCACGGTGGTCCGCTACACCCCGCACCGGCCGTTCCTGCTGCGGCTCGGCGACACCGGGGACCTCACCGGGCTCATCCCGCCGCTGCCAGCCGAGGGCGCCGACGACGCCGACGACGCCGCTGGACCGGCCGACGCCGCGCGCTCGCAGGGCCGGCTCGACCCCGGGGACGCGGTGGTCGGCGGTTCGACCGGCGCCCCGTGA